The Xenopus laevis strain J_2021 chromosome 7S, Xenopus_laevis_v10.1, whole genome shotgun sequence genome includes a window with the following:
- the xicl gene encoding Xicl protein (The RefSeq protein has 1 substitution compared to this genomic sequence) translates to MAAFHIALQEEMIVASPAALPRLSLGTGRGACRNLFGPIDHDELRSELKRQLKEIQASDCQRWNFDFESGTPLKGTFCWEPVETKDVPSFYSPSRSLAANTTPQSRQQQPLLVSRQPEPREEAPVDTVRNVPNPPCAKENAEKIIKRCQGVKGPTKASANTSTQRRKREITTPITDYFPKRKKILSAKPDATKGVHLLCPLEQTPRKKIR, encoded by the exons ATGGCTGCTTTCCACATCGCCCTGCAGGAAGAAATGATCGTCGCATCCCCGGCTGCGTTGCCCAGGTTATCCCTTGGCACAGGGAGGGGAGCCTGTAGGAATCTCTTCGGTCCTATCGATCACGATGAGCTGAGGTCGGAGCTGAAGAGGCAACTGAAGGAAATCCAGGCGTCCGACTGTCAGAGGTGGAACTTTGACTTTGAAAGTGGCACCCCTCTTAAGGGCACCTTCTGCTGGGAACCCGTGGAGACTAAAGATGTGCCCAGTTTTTACAGCCCGAGCAGAAGCTTAGCTACCAACACAACGCCACAGTCCAGGCAACAGCAGCCCTTGTTGGTCAGCAGGCAGCCCGAGCCCAGGGAAGAGGCACCCGTGGATACCGTGCGTAATGTGCCAAATCCTCCGTGCGCAAAGGAGAACGCAGAAAAGATCATCAAGCGGTGCCAGGGAGTTAAAGGTCCAACCAAGGCATCTGCTAACACATCTACACAGCGCAGAAAGAGGGAGATCACCACTCCCATCACCG ATTATTTccctaaaagaaaaaagataCTGAGTGCCAAGCCTGATGCCACTAAGGGAGTTCACCTATTGTGCCCACTGGAACAGACCCCCAGGAAAAAGATTCGATGA